The following are from one region of the Streptomyces changanensis genome:
- a CDS encoding geranylgeranyl reductase family protein: MSSENVWDVVVVGAGPAGASAAYAAAVAGRRVLLLEKAELPRYKTCGGGIIGPSRDALPPGFELPLRDRVHAVTFSLDGRFTRTRRSKRMLFGLVDRSEFDARLVEHARAAGAEVRTGVAVARVEQHGAAVPDRRTVAVVLADGGTVLTRAVVGADGSASRIGAHVGVKLDQVDLGLEAEIPVPSSVAEDWAGRVLIDWGPMPGSYGWVFPKGDTLTVGVIAARGDGAATKRYLDDFVARLGLAGFEPAVSSGHLTRCRSDDSPLSRGRVIVCGDAAGLLEPWTREGISFALRSGRLAGEWAARIAEAHDAVDARRQALNYAFAIKAGLGVEMAVGRRMLAAFERRPGLLHTAVTGLRPAWRAFTDITRGATTLAGVARTNTLARRVLDALDRRHPPTGPERPDTTTDTADPAGR; the protein is encoded by the coding sequence GTGAGCAGCGAGAACGTGTGGGATGTCGTCGTGGTCGGCGCAGGGCCGGCAGGAGCGTCCGCGGCCTATGCCGCGGCAGTCGCGGGCCGTCGCGTGCTGCTCCTGGAGAAGGCCGAACTGCCCCGCTACAAGACGTGCGGCGGCGGCATCATCGGCCCGTCGCGCGACGCCCTGCCGCCCGGCTTCGAACTGCCCCTGCGCGACCGCGTGCACGCCGTCACCTTCTCGCTGGACGGCCGCTTCACCCGTACCCGCCGCTCGAAGCGGATGCTGTTCGGCCTCGTCGACCGGTCCGAGTTCGACGCCCGGCTGGTGGAGCACGCGCGGGCGGCCGGCGCCGAGGTGCGCACCGGCGTCGCGGTGGCGCGGGTGGAGCAGCACGGCGCCGCGGTACCGGACCGGCGTACCGTCGCCGTCGTCCTGGCCGACGGCGGGACGGTCCTCACGCGGGCCGTGGTCGGGGCCGACGGCAGCGCCAGCCGCATAGGGGCGCACGTCGGGGTCAAGCTCGACCAGGTGGACCTGGGCCTGGAGGCGGAGATCCCCGTGCCGTCCTCCGTGGCGGAGGACTGGGCGGGGCGGGTCCTGATCGACTGGGGGCCGATGCCCGGCAGTTACGGCTGGGTCTTCCCGAAGGGCGACACCCTGACCGTCGGCGTGATCGCGGCGCGCGGCGACGGCGCCGCCACCAAGCGGTACCTGGACGACTTCGTCGCCCGGCTCGGCCTCGCCGGTTTCGAGCCGGCCGTCTCGTCGGGCCACCTGACCCGCTGCCGCAGCGACGACTCCCCGCTCTCCCGCGGCCGGGTCATCGTCTGCGGCGACGCGGCCGGCCTGCTGGAGCCGTGGACCCGCGAGGGCATCTCCTTCGCGCTGCGCTCGGGACGGCTCGCGGGAGAGTGGGCGGCCCGCATCGCCGAGGCGCACGACGCGGTCGACGCGCGCAGACAGGCCCTGAACTACGCGTTCGCCATCAAGGCGGGGCTCGGCGTCGAGATGGCGGTCGGGCGCCGGATGCTCGCCGCCTTCGAACGCCGCCCCGGCCTGCTGCACACGGCGGTGACCGGGCTTCGGCCCGCGTGGCGGGCGTTCACCGACATCACGCGCGGTGCGACGACGCTGGCCGGGGTGGCGCGCACCAACACCCTGGCGCGCCGCGTCCTCGACGCGCTGGACCGACGCCACCCGCCCACGGGCCCGGAACGCCCGGACACCACGACGGACACAGCGGACCCGGCCGGCCGGTAG
- a CDS encoding DUF6332 family protein — protein sequence MTPDQMRRDAVTVEIGYAVVTGALLAAAVFCLVASPVLLLEPSRAVQRGLLVAASSAAGLAFAVRAVRVLWRFGRRHPRRGRPDEGPHGSAYRAEGTAPRRGGGCAGPGR from the coding sequence GTGACGCCGGATCAGATGCGGCGGGACGCGGTGACGGTGGAGATCGGGTACGCCGTGGTGACCGGGGCCCTTCTGGCGGCGGCGGTGTTCTGCCTGGTCGCCTCGCCGGTGCTGCTGCTGGAGCCGTCACGCGCGGTGCAGCGCGGCCTGCTGGTCGCCGCCTCGTCGGCGGCGGGGCTGGCGTTCGCGGTACGGGCGGTCCGGGTGCTGTGGCGCTTCGGCCGCCGGCACCCGCGGCGGGGACGCCCGGACGAGGGGCCGCACGGCTCGGCGTACCGGGCGGAGGGCACGGCTCCGCGGCGTGGCGGGGGCTGCGCCGGGCCCGGGCGCTAG
- a CDS encoding ATP-binding protein: protein MSQASSRQCTVELQALPSRIGQVRRIVSAQLRYWNLDCLIEKAALGVTELLTNVHQHAKPDKVCTVEIEFLLGRLTVSVHDHDPRLPAVAPPPGGPDPLATSGRGLALIEAVSESWGARPQGDAGKVVWFTLPAPSATPVGIPAVPAYGTVGGGPFREPVAFCDGAEVVDAARAHTAVRSAVAG from the coding sequence ATCAGCCAGGCAAGCAGCAGGCAGTGCACGGTAGAGCTCCAAGCCCTGCCGTCGCGGATCGGTCAGGTCCGCAGAATCGTGTCGGCGCAACTGCGCTACTGGAATCTCGATTGTCTGATCGAGAAGGCGGCGCTCGGTGTCACCGAGCTCCTCACCAACGTCCACCAGCACGCCAAACCGGACAAGGTGTGCACGGTCGAGATCGAGTTCCTGCTCGGCCGGCTGACCGTCTCCGTCCACGACCACGACCCCCGGCTGCCCGCCGTGGCCCCGCCCCCGGGTGGGCCGGACCCGCTCGCGACGTCGGGGCGGGGCCTCGCCTTGATCGAGGCGGTGAGCGAGAGTTGGGGGGCCCGACCGCAGGGCGACGCGGGGAAGGTCGTGTGGTTCACGCTGCCGGCTCCCTCGGCCACCCCGGTGGGCATCCCCGCCGTCCCGGCCTACGGGACGGTCGGCGGCGGGCCCTTCAGGGAGCCCGTGGCGTTCTGCGACGGCGCCGAGGTGGTGGACGCCGCGCGCGCCCACACCGCCGTCCGGTCGGCCGTGGCGGGCTGA
- a CDS encoding DeoR/GlpR family DNA-binding transcription regulator, translated as MSDNQNLLAEQRRALILDEVRRRGGARVNELTRRLNVSDMTVRRDLDALARQGVIEKVHGGAVPVTEARTHEPGFEAKSALEPGAKEDIARAAAAMVAPGSAIALSGGTTTYAVARRLLEVPGLTVVTNSVRVADVFHAAAGALPGGGPRPGAPTVVLTGGVRTPSDALVGPVADQAIGSLHFDVLFLGVHGVSVEAGLSTPNLAEAETNRRLVRSARRVVVVADHTKWGTVALSSFARLEDVDTLVTDAGVPPRVRDEMAEHLPGLVVAGRGADAGESAREDGA; from the coding sequence GTGAGCGACAACCAGAACCTCCTGGCGGAGCAGCGGCGCGCCCTGATCCTCGACGAGGTCAGGCGGCGCGGCGGGGCCCGGGTCAACGAACTCACCCGCAGGCTCAACGTCTCCGATATGACGGTGCGCCGCGATCTGGACGCGCTGGCGCGGCAGGGCGTCATCGAGAAGGTGCACGGCGGCGCGGTGCCGGTGACGGAGGCGCGCACGCACGAGCCGGGCTTCGAGGCGAAGTCGGCGCTGGAGCCGGGCGCGAAGGAGGACATCGCGCGCGCGGCGGCCGCCATGGTGGCGCCGGGCAGTGCCATCGCGCTGTCCGGCGGGACGACGACGTACGCGGTGGCCCGGCGGCTGCTGGAGGTGCCGGGGCTGACGGTCGTCACGAACTCGGTGCGGGTGGCGGACGTGTTCCACGCGGCGGCGGGCGCCCTGCCGGGCGGCGGCCCGCGGCCGGGGGCGCCGACGGTGGTGCTGACGGGTGGGGTGCGGACGCCGTCGGACGCGCTGGTGGGGCCGGTGGCGGACCAGGCGATCGGGTCGCTCCACTTCGACGTGCTGTTCCTCGGGGTGCACGGGGTGTCGGTCGAGGCCGGGCTCTCCACGCCGAACCTCGCGGAGGCGGAGACGAACCGGCGGCTGGTCCGGTCGGCCCGCCGGGTCGTGGTGGTCGCCGACCACACCAAGTGGGGCACGGTGGCGCTGAGTTCCTTCGCGCGCCTGGAGGACGTGGACACGCTCGTCACGGACGCGGGGGTGCCGCCGCGGGTCCGCGACGAGATGGCGGAGCACCTGCCCGGTCTCGTCGTCGCGGGCCGGGGGGCGGACGCCGGCGAGTCGGCGCGGGAGGACGGGGCGTGA
- a CDS encoding ROK family protein, whose amino-acid sequence MNGKATTTRTRLDRGRSALGPALELVHTGRAPTRAVLTAELGVTRATAGAVAAELEALGLIRVDSRPGAAAGSQGRPSHRLTVDEDGPVALAAQIHADGFRAALVGLGGRIVATAPGCVEVAADPAQVLAAVVEAGAGLLRDSGRRCVGAGLAVPSAVAEPEGTALNPIHVAWPAGAPVRDVFADLVRAAGIDGPAFTGNDVNLAALAEHRHGAGRGAQHLLCVATGHRGVGGALVLDGRLHTGSSGLALEVGHLTVNPGGRPCHCGSRGCLDIETDPLAFLTAAGRVPGPEVSLLQQSRDLLREEPDDPGVRAATEELVDRLGLGLAGLVNILNPDRIILGGLHRELLANAPERLRAVVADRSLWGRSGGVPILGCTLDHNSLAGAAELAWQPVLDDPTTALGRTMV is encoded by the coding sequence ATGAACGGCAAGGCGACGACGACCCGTACACGGCTGGACCGGGGCCGCAGCGCGCTCGGCCCGGCCCTGGAACTGGTGCACACGGGCCGGGCCCCCACGCGTGCCGTCCTCACCGCGGAGCTCGGCGTCACGCGCGCCACCGCCGGCGCCGTCGCCGCCGAACTGGAGGCGCTCGGGCTGATCCGCGTCGACTCCCGCCCGGGGGCCGCGGCCGGTTCGCAGGGCCGCCCCTCGCACCGCCTCACCGTCGACGAGGACGGGCCCGTCGCCCTGGCCGCCCAGATCCACGCCGACGGGTTCCGCGCCGCGCTGGTCGGCCTCGGCGGCCGCATCGTCGCGACGGCCCCGGGGTGCGTCGAGGTCGCCGCGGACCCCGCCCAGGTCCTCGCCGCCGTGGTCGAGGCCGGCGCCGGGCTCCTGCGCGACAGCGGCCGCCGCTGCGTCGGCGCCGGCCTGGCCGTCCCGTCCGCCGTCGCCGAGCCGGAGGGCACCGCCCTCAACCCGATCCACGTCGCCTGGCCGGCCGGCGCGCCCGTCCGCGACGTCTTCGCCGACCTGGTGCGCGCCGCCGGCATCGACGGCCCGGCCTTCACCGGCAACGACGTCAACCTCGCCGCCCTCGCCGAGCACCGGCACGGCGCGGGCCGGGGCGCGCAGCACCTGCTGTGCGTCGCCACCGGCCACCGCGGGGTCGGCGGCGCACTCGTCCTCGACGGGCGCCTCCACACCGGCAGCTCCGGCCTGGCCCTGGAGGTCGGGCACCTCACCGTCAACCCGGGCGGACGCCCCTGCCACTGCGGCAGCCGCGGCTGCCTGGACATCGAGACCGACCCGCTGGCCTTCCTCACCGCCGCGGGCCGCGTGCCCGGCCCCGAGGTGTCCCTGCTCCAGCAGTCCCGTGACCTGCTCCGCGAGGAGCCGGACGACCCGGGCGTGCGCGCCGCCACCGAGGAGCTGGTCGACCGGCTGGGGCTGGGCCTCGCGGGGCTGGTGAACATCCTCAACCCCGACCGGATCATCCTGGGCGGCCTCCACCGCGAACTCCTCGCGAACGCGCCCGAGCGCCTGCGTGCCGTCGTCGCCGACCGGAGCCTGTGGGGCCGCAGCGGAGGCGTCCCGATCCTCGGCTGCACCCTGGACCACAACAGCCTCGCCGGCGCCGCCGAACTGGCGTGGCAGCCGGTCCTGGACGATCCGACGACCGCCCTGGGCCGCACGATGGTGTGA
- a CDS encoding class I SAM-dependent methyltransferase yields MTATDLPPRLTHLTFHGPLSEERAERLVGELAATRPSTVLDIGCGWGEFLLRVLDAAPRATGVGLDVQEDDLARGRRIAGERGLGERVAFVAESALGTRRGPADVVLCLGSSQALCDPEGPHDVAAALAELRRLVTPGGRVLIGEGFWQRVPAPEELARMWPGAHEGDHLLLGALVDEAVEAGFRPVRIETATGQEWEDFESAYRSDVELWLAAHPDHPAAGETRARVDRQRSTWLNGYRDILGMAYLTLVPVG; encoded by the coding sequence ATGACCGCAACCGATCTTCCCCCCCGTCTCACCCACCTCACCTTCCACGGGCCGCTCTCCGAGGAGCGTGCCGAGCGGCTCGTGGGCGAGCTGGCCGCGACACGCCCCTCGACCGTGCTCGACATCGGCTGCGGCTGGGGCGAGTTCCTGCTGCGGGTCCTCGACGCCGCCCCCCGGGCGACCGGTGTCGGCCTGGACGTCCAGGAGGACGACCTCGCCCGCGGCCGGCGCATCGCCGGTGAGCGGGGTCTCGGCGAGCGCGTCGCGTTCGTCGCGGAGTCCGCGCTCGGCACCCGGCGCGGCCCGGCGGACGTCGTCCTGTGCCTGGGCTCCAGCCAGGCGCTGTGCGACCCCGAGGGGCCGCACGACGTCGCCGCCGCCCTGGCCGAACTGCGGCGCCTGGTCACCCCCGGCGGTCGGGTCCTCATCGGTGAGGGGTTCTGGCAGCGGGTGCCCGCGCCGGAGGAGCTCGCGCGCATGTGGCCCGGCGCCCACGAGGGCGACCACCTCCTCCTCGGCGCCCTCGTCGACGAGGCCGTCGAGGCGGGCTTCCGTCCCGTGAGGATCGAGACGGCGACGGGGCAGGAGTGGGAGGACTTCGAGTCCGCCTACCGCTCCGACGTCGAACTCTGGCTGGCCGCGCACCCCGACCACCCCGCCGCGGGGGAGACCCGCGCGCGCGTCGACCGGCAGCGCTCCACCTGGCTGAACGGGTACCGCGACATCCTGGGCATGGCGTATCTGACCCTGGTCCCCGTCGGCTGA
- a CDS encoding maleylpyruvate isomerase family mycothiol-dependent enzyme produces MDTAEHIKYLVREGQLLADAAAEAGSDAEVPTCPGWRVRDLVRHTGMVHRWATAFVAEGLTAYRPGGGEPDLDGDALLDWYREGHERLVAALVEAPDALACWTFLPAPSAPAFWARRQAHETTVHRVDAESALGLVAGRSPVGPALAADGVDELLCGFHGREGSRVRTDRPGALRVRATDTGDVWTVHLSADAPRTTRDAEGPAECELSGPAEALYLTLWNRIPAGSPAVALSGDDRLARVWRETSAVTW; encoded by the coding sequence ATGGACACTGCCGAGCACATCAAGTACCTCGTGCGTGAGGGCCAGTTGCTGGCCGACGCCGCCGCGGAGGCGGGTTCGGACGCGGAGGTGCCCACCTGTCCGGGCTGGCGGGTGCGCGACCTCGTGCGGCACACGGGCATGGTGCACCGCTGGGCGACCGCGTTCGTCGCCGAGGGCCTCACCGCCTACAGGCCCGGCGGCGGCGAGCCCGACCTCGACGGCGACGCGCTGCTCGACTGGTACCGGGAGGGCCACGAGCGGCTGGTCGCCGCGCTGGTCGAGGCCCCGGACGCCCTCGCGTGCTGGACGTTCCTGCCCGCGCCCTCCGCGCCCGCGTTCTGGGCGCGCCGCCAGGCGCACGAGACGACCGTGCACCGGGTCGACGCCGAGTCCGCCCTCGGCCTGGTCGCCGGCCGCTCCCCCGTCGGCCCCGCCCTGGCCGCCGACGGTGTCGACGAGCTCCTGTGCGGCTTCCACGGACGGGAGGGCAGCCGCGTCCGCACGGACCGGCCGGGGGCACTGCGCGTGCGCGCCACGGACACCGGCGACGTGTGGACCGTCCACCTGTCCGCCGACGCGCCGCGCACCACGCGTGACGCGGAAGGGCCCGCCGAGTGCGAACTGAGCGGCCCGGCGGAGGCCCTGTACCTGACGCTGTGGAACCGCATCCCGGCCGGCTCGCCCGCCGTCGCGCTCTCCGGGGACGACCGCCTGGCACGGGTGTGGCGCGAGACGTCGGCGGTGACGTGGTGA
- a CDS encoding VOC family protein: protein MALRLFEVNLKARDDSALGRFWGQALGWSVSSGGPGATSVAPVDSAWPDPAAVRVDVVAVPDPETVRDRAHIELATTSAAHHAELVARLRGLGATPADTGRGDAPRTVLADPEGNVFCVLEPRETHRDTGPIAAVVVDCADPGAMARFWGEAMHWTVHEVTDDHALLRSAEGVGPYLEFLRTPHLKDLRHRAHLDLAPHPFDRDAHAAEVARLEALGATPADAGRGGFPWQVLTDPEGNEFCVLGPA, encoded by the coding sequence ATGGCGCTGCGACTCTTCGAGGTGAACCTCAAAGCCCGGGACGACTCCGCGCTGGGCCGGTTCTGGGGGCAGGCGCTCGGCTGGAGCGTCTCCAGCGGGGGACCCGGTGCGACGAGCGTCGCGCCCGTGGACTCCGCCTGGCCGGACCCGGCCGCCGTCCGCGTCGACGTCGTCGCCGTCCCCGACCCCGAAACCGTGCGGGACCGCGCGCACATCGAGCTCGCCACCACCTCCGCGGCCCATCACGCGGAGTTGGTCGCGCGCCTGAGAGGGCTCGGCGCGACGCCCGCCGACACGGGCAGGGGTGACGCCCCGCGGACCGTGCTGGCCGATCCGGAGGGCAACGTGTTCTGCGTCCTGGAGCCCCGGGAGACCCACCGGGACACCGGGCCGATCGCCGCGGTGGTCGTCGACTGCGCGGATCCCGGGGCCATGGCCCGCTTCTGGGGCGAGGCGATGCACTGGACTGTGCACGAGGTGACCGACGACCACGCGCTGCTGCGCTCCGCCGAGGGTGTCGGCCCGTACCTCGAGTTCCTCCGCACGCCCCATCTGAAGGACCTGCGGCACCGCGCCCATCTCGACCTGGCGCCCCACCCCTTCGACCGTGACGCCCACGCGGCCGAGGTGGCCCGGCTCGAGGCCCTCGGCGCGACGCCCGCCGACGCGGGCCGGGGCGGCTTCCCGTGGCAGGTGCTGACCGACCCGGAAGGCAACGAGTTCTGCGTCCTCGGCCCGGCCTGA
- a CDS encoding PLP-dependent cysteine synthase family protein: protein MPAATIDVDRTDPAYRAWLKEAVRKVQADANRSADTHLLHFPLPERWGIDLYLKDESTHPTGSLKHRLARSLFLYGLCNGWIRPGKPVIEASSGSTAVSEAYFAKLVGVPFIAVMPRTTSAEKIRLIEFHGGSCHFTDDPRRMYEVAAALAADTGGHYMDQFTYAERATDWRGNNNIAESVYQQLRLERYPEPAWIVATAGTGGTSATIARYVHYMQYDTRVCVPDPENSCFFEGWTRDDPQAASDCGSRIEGIGRPRMEPSFVPGAIDRMMKVPDAASVAAVRALEKAIGRKAGGSTGTGLWSALKIVSEMVAQGRTGSVVTLICDPGERYLDKYYSDAWLAEQGLDIAPYTATLDEFFATGVWRG, encoded by the coding sequence GTGCCCGCCGCGACCATCGACGTGGACCGTACTGATCCGGCCTACCGGGCCTGGCTGAAAGAAGCCGTGCGCAAGGTGCAGGCGGACGCCAACCGGTCCGCCGACACGCACCTCCTGCACTTCCCGCTGCCCGAACGGTGGGGCATCGACCTGTACCTGAAGGACGAGTCGACCCATCCCACCGGCAGCCTCAAGCACCGGCTCGCGCGCTCCCTGTTCCTGTACGGCCTGTGCAACGGCTGGATCCGCCCCGGCAAGCCGGTCATCGAGGCGTCCAGCGGCTCGACGGCCGTCTCCGAGGCGTACTTCGCGAAGCTCGTCGGCGTGCCGTTCATCGCCGTCATGCCGCGCACCACCAGCGCCGAGAAGATCCGCCTCATCGAATTCCACGGCGGCAGCTGCCACTTCACCGACGACCCGCGCCGCATGTACGAGGTGGCCGCCGCCCTCGCCGCCGACACGGGCGGCCACTACATGGACCAGTTCACGTACGCGGAGCGCGCCACCGACTGGCGGGGCAACAACAACATCGCCGAGTCCGTCTACCAGCAGCTGCGCCTGGAGCGGTACCCGGAACCCGCCTGGATCGTCGCCACGGCCGGCACCGGCGGCACCTCGGCGACCATCGCCCGGTACGTGCACTACATGCAGTACGACACCCGCGTCTGCGTCCCCGACCCGGAGAACTCCTGCTTCTTCGAGGGCTGGACGCGCGACGACCCGCAGGCCGCCAGCGACTGCGGCTCCCGCATCGAGGGCATCGGCCGCCCCCGGATGGAACCCAGCTTCGTGCCGGGCGCCATCGACCGCATGATGAAGGTGCCCGACGCGGCCAGCGTCGCCGCCGTGCGCGCGCTGGAGAAGGCCATCGGCCGCAAGGCGGGCGGGTCCACCGGGACCGGACTCTGGTCCGCCCTGAAGATCGTCTCGGAGATGGTGGCGCAGGGGCGGACGGGCAGCGTCGTCACGCTGATCTGCGACCCGGGCGAGCGGTATCTGGACAAGTACTACTCCGACGCGTGGCTGGCGGAGCAGGGTCTCGACATCGCCCCGTACACCGCGACGCTCGACGAGTTCTTCGCCACCGGGGTCTGGCGCGGCTGA
- a CDS encoding MFS transporter: MPQLNKLATASHGALGKDRAPGSLSRLRTALTLFFALDGFLFAGWVVRIPAIKQQTGSSASDLGLALLGVSAGAVVTMTLTGRLCRRFGSHPVTVASAVLLSLSIALPGLTHSALALGLVLLVFGTGYGAVNVAMNSAAVDLVAALRRPVMPSFHAAFSLGGMLGAGLGGLVAGGLSPAAHLLALTVTGLLLTSAAGPVLLRHPSPAPPESLSGPAGTGGAADGRLPERRSRRLVTVFGVIALCTAYGEGALADWGALHLSQDLHAHPGVAAAGYSLFALAMTAGRLSGTALLERLGQTRTLVAGGATASAGMLLGALAPDVWAALLGFAITGLGLANIFPVAVARAGALAGPAGVAAASTLGYGGMLLGPPVIGFLAEWFSLPVALTTVAVLAAGAAVIGYVVRGAVAPDRPR, encoded by the coding sequence GTGCCGCAACTAAACAAACTAGCGACCGCCTCCCACGGAGCCCTCGGCAAAGACCGCGCCCCCGGCTCCCTGTCCCGACTCCGCACCGCCCTCACCCTCTTCTTCGCCCTCGACGGATTCCTCTTCGCCGGCTGGGTCGTGCGCATCCCCGCGATCAAGCAGCAGACCGGATCCTCCGCGAGCGACCTGGGGCTGGCCCTCCTCGGCGTCTCCGCCGGTGCGGTCGTCACCATGACGCTCACCGGACGGCTCTGCCGGCGCTTCGGCAGCCACCCCGTGACCGTCGCCTCGGCCGTCCTGCTCTCGCTGAGCATCGCGCTGCCGGGGCTCACCCACTCGGCGCTCGCCCTCGGGCTCGTCCTGCTGGTCTTCGGCACCGGCTATGGCGCCGTCAACGTCGCGATGAACAGCGCGGCCGTGGACCTGGTCGCGGCCCTGCGGCGGCCGGTGATGCCGTCCTTCCACGCCGCCTTCAGCCTGGGCGGCATGCTCGGCGCCGGCCTGGGCGGCCTGGTCGCGGGCGGCCTCTCCCCCGCCGCCCACCTGCTCGCCCTCACCGTCACCGGCCTCCTCCTGACCTCGGCCGCCGGACCCGTCCTGCTGCGCCACCCCTCCCCCGCGCCGCCCGAGTCCCTGTCCGGGCCGGCCGGTACGGGCGGCGCGGCGGACGGCCGGCTCCCGGAACGCCGTTCGCGCCGCCTGGTCACCGTCTTCGGCGTGATCGCGCTGTGCACGGCGTACGGCGAGGGCGCCCTCGCCGACTGGGGCGCCCTGCACCTGTCGCAGGACCTGCACGCCCACCCGGGCGTCGCGGCCGCCGGGTACTCCCTGTTCGCCCTGGCGATGACGGCCGGGCGGCTCTCCGGTACGGCCCTGCTGGAACGGCTCGGCCAGACGAGGACGCTCGTCGCGGGCGGCGCGACGGCCTCGGCGGGCATGCTGCTGGGCGCGCTGGCACCGGACGTGTGGGCGGCGCTCCTGGGGTTCGCGATCACCGGGCTCGGCCTGGCGAACATCTTCCCGGTGGCGGTGGCCAGGGCCGGCGCCCTCGCGGGCCCGGCCGGGGTGGCGGCCGCGTCGACCCTCGGGTACGGCGGCATGCTGCTGGGGCCGCCCGTGATCGGCTTCCTGGCGGAGTGGTTCTCGCTGCCGGTCGCGCTGACGACCGTGGCGGTGCTCGCCGCCGGCGCGGCCGTGATCGGGTACGTGGTGCGCGGCGCCGTGGCGCCGGACCGCCCCCGGTGA
- a CDS encoding dipeptidase, protein MTAQPIAEPIAATVASLMPRAKAELSELVAFQSVADPAQFPPSECEAAAAWVADALRAEGFTEVALLDTPDGSQSVYGYLPGPAGAPTVLLYAHYDVQPPLDPAGWDTPPFELTERDGRWYGRGAADCKGGFIMHLLALRALKANGGIPVGVKVVVEGSEEQGTGGLERYAEAHPELLAADAIVIGDTGNFRVGLPTVTASLRGMTMLRVRVDTLGGNLHSGQFGGAAPDALAALIRVLDSLRAEDGSTTVDGLAADAEWQGLEYAEEDFRRDAKVLEGVELIGSGSIADRLWARPAVTVIGIDCPPVVGATPSVQATARAQISLRVPPGQDAAEATKLLTAHLRAHTPWGARVSVEQIGQGQPFQADVASPAYTSMADALAAAYPGEEMQAAGMGGSIPLCNTLGGLYPEAEILLIGLSEPEAQIHAVNESVSPEELERMSVAEALFLVNYAASKRG, encoded by the coding sequence ATGACCGCCCAGCCGATCGCCGAGCCGATCGCCGCCACCGTCGCCTCGCTGATGCCCCGCGCCAAGGCGGAGCTCTCGGAGCTGGTGGCGTTCCAGTCCGTGGCGGACCCCGCGCAGTTCCCCCCGAGCGAGTGCGAGGCCGCCGCCGCCTGGGTGGCGGACGCGCTGCGCGCCGAGGGCTTCACCGAGGTCGCCCTCCTGGACACCCCGGACGGCAGCCAGTCCGTGTACGGGTACCTGCCCGGTCCCGCCGGTGCCCCGACCGTGCTGCTGTACGCGCACTACGACGTGCAGCCGCCGCTGGACCCGGCCGGCTGGGACACGCCGCCCTTCGAGCTGACCGAGCGCGACGGCCGCTGGTACGGGCGGGGCGCGGCGGACTGCAAGGGCGGGTTCATCATGCACCTGCTCGCGCTGCGGGCCCTGAAGGCGAACGGGGGCATACCCGTCGGCGTCAAGGTCGTCGTCGAGGGCTCGGAGGAGCAGGGCACGGGCGGTCTGGAGCGGTACGCCGAGGCCCACCCCGAGCTGCTGGCCGCCGACGCGATCGTGATCGGCGACACCGGCAACTTCCGCGTCGGCCTGCCCACGGTCACCGCGTCCCTGCGCGGGATGACCATGCTGCGGGTCCGGGTGGACACCCTCGGGGGCAACCTGCACTCGGGCCAGTTCGGCGGCGCCGCGCCGGACGCCCTGGCCGCGCTGATCCGCGTCCTGGACTCGCTGCGCGCCGAGGACGGCTCGACGACCGTCGACGGCCTCGCCGCCGACGCCGAGTGGCAGGGGCTGGAGTACGCGGAGGAGGACTTCCGGCGGGACGCGAAGGTGCTGGAGGGCGTGGAACTGATCGGTTCCGGCAGCATCGCCGACCGGCTCTGGGCGCGCCCGGCGGTCACGGTGATCGGCATCGACTGCCCGCCGGTCGTCGGGGCCACCCCGTCCGTCCAGGCCACGGCCCGCGCCCAGATCAGCCTGCGGGTGCCGCCCGGCCAGGACGCCGCCGAGGCGACGAAGCTGCTCACGGCGCACCTCCGGGCGCACACCCCGTGGGGGGCGCGCGTGAGCGTGGAGCAGATCGGTCAGGGCCAGCCGTTCCAGGCGGACGTCGCGAGCCCGGCGTACACGTCGATGGCCGACGCCCTGGCGGCGGCCTACCCGGGCGAGGAGATGCAGGCGGCGGGCATGGGCGGCTCGATCCCGCTGTGCAACACGCTGGGCGGGCTGTACCCGGAGGCGGAGATCCTGCTGATCGGCCTGAGCGAGCCGGAGGCGCAGATCCACGCGGTGAACGAGAGCGTGTCGCCGGAGGAGCTGGAGCGGATGTCCGTGGCGGAGGCGCTGTTCCTCGTCAACTACGCGGCGTCGAAGCGGGGTTGA
- a CDS encoding SRPBCC family protein translates to MSVFRLRRRTGLSAAEAWRRVTDWPAHGADVPLTRVVVLTPGPPGVGTRFSARTGVGRLGFDDPMRVVRWEPPGADRPRGVCRLEKYGRVVRGWAEITVAADGPGARVEWVEELRVFGVPRVCDPLLSWAGRRVFGRELDRLLGPSARRPA, encoded by the coding sequence GTGAGCGTCTTCCGGCTCCGGCGGCGCACGGGGCTGTCGGCCGCCGAGGCGTGGCGCCGGGTCACCGACTGGCCGGCGCACGGCGCGGACGTGCCGCTGACGCGCGTGGTCGTGCTGACGCCGGGCCCGCCGGGCGTCGGTACGCGGTTCAGCGCCCGTACCGGGGTGGGGAGGCTCGGCTTCGACGACCCGATGCGGGTGGTGCGCTGGGAGCCGCCGGGCGCGGACCGGCCACGGGGGGTGTGCCGGCTGGAGAAGTACGGTCGGGTGGTGCGCGGCTGGGCCGAGATCACCGTCGCCGCGGACGGGCCGGGGGCCCGGGTGGAGTGGGTCGAGGAGCTGCGGGTGTTCGGCGTGCCGCGTGTGTGCGACCCGCTGCTGTCGTGGGCGGGCCGCCGGGTGTTCGGCCGGGAGCTGGACCGGCTCCTGGGCCCGTCGGCCCGCCGCCCGGCCTGA